The region AACGTGTCGCCCGGACTGACCGAGACCTCGCTCCTGCCGATGGCGATCGAGGCGGCCGGTCGGTCGCTGGGGGACGTGTTCGCGACGCTCGTGGAACGGGCGATCTCCCGAAGCTGATGTTTCACGTGAAACAGGGCCCGCCTTCCCGGCGGGCCCTGTTCGTTTTGGCGGCTTCTTCGGTCGCCCGATTTGCCGCATTTCTCAGATCGTCACCGTGACGGAAAGCCCCAGTGTCATTGGTCGTCGATCTGTCGGGCCTTTTCGCCCAAGATCAACTCGGCGAGGCGCTCAAGATCGTCCACGGAGCCGAACTCGACGACGATCTTGCCCTTGCGGCGCCCGAGCTCGACCTTCACCTTGGTGTCCAGTCGATCCGACAGCCGCTCGGCCAGCCCCTGCAACCCGGGCGCCTGCATCTGCTTGCGGGGAGCGGGCTTCGCCTGCTTGGCCGGCCCCTCGCCCTTCTTCAGCGTCACCGCTTCCTCGGTGGCGCGCACCGACAGCCCCTCGGCGACGATCCGGCTGGCGAGCTCCTCCTGGCCGCCGGGCTCGTCCAGGCTCAGCAGCGCACGCGCGTGGCCGGCCGACAGGACCCCGGCGGCGACCCGGCGCTGCACCGGCATCGGCAGCCGCAGCAGCCGGATCGTGTTGGTGATGACCGGACGGCTGCGGCCGATCCGGTCCGCCAGCTCGTCGTGCGTCACGCCGAACTCGTCCAGCAGCTGCTGGTACGCCGACGCCTCCTCCAGCGGGTTCAGCTGCACCCGGTGGATGTTCTCCAGCAGCGCGTCGCGCAGCAGGTCGTCGTCCTGGGTCTGACGGACGATCGCCGGGATCGTCTCCAGCCCTGCGCGCTGGGCGGCACGCCACCGGCGCTCGCCCATGATGAGCTCGAACTGGTCGGTCTCCAGCTCGCGGACAACGATCGGCTGCATGAGGCCGAACTCGCGGATGGAGTGCTCCAGCTCCGCCAGCGCCTCCTCGTCGAAGACGTGGCGCGGCTGCTTCGGGTTCGGCGTGATCGCCTTGATGCCGACCTCGCGGTAGACGGCGCCCGCCACGGTGCCGCCTGTTTCACGTGAAACATGCGGCTCCTCCTCCGGAGCGGAGACGGGAGACGAGGGCGTGCTGAACCCGGACCCGCGCAGGCGGACGCTGGTCGAAGTCGACGTCGAGGTAGTGCTCGAGCCACCCTCGGCGGGCGGACCGCTCGGGATCAGCGCGGCGAGGCCCCGACCGAGACCACCCTTTCGCTCGGTCATGCCGTCTTCCTCTCAGCACCGCGCTCGGCGATCTCCCGGGCCGCGTCGAGGTAGCTCATCGAGCCTCGCGAACCCGGGTCGTAGGTCAGGACCGTCTGCCCGAAGCCAGGTGCCTCGGAGATTTTCACACTCCGCGGGATCACCGTGCGCAGGGTCAGGTCGCCGAAGTGACCGCGCACCTCGCTGGTGACCTGGTCGGCCAGCTTGGTCCGGCCGTCGTACATCGTCAGCAGGATCGTCGACACCCACAGCGCCGGGTTCAGGTGCGACTGCACCAGCTCGATGTTGCGCAGCAGCTGCCCCAGACCCTCCAGCGCGTAGTACTCGCACTGGATCGGGATCAGGACCTCGTGCGCCGCCACGAGCGCGTTCACCGTGAGAAGGCCGAGCGACGGCGGGCAGTCGATGAAGACGTAGTCGGGAGCGAGCTGCTCCAGCGCCTCGGAGTTCAGCGCCTCCTTCAGCCGGGCCTCGCGGGCGACCATCGTCACCAGCTCGATCTCCGAGCCGGCGAGGTCGATCGTCGCCGGGACGCACAGCAGGTTCTGCGACTGGGTGCTCGGCGCGGCGGCGTCGGCGATGCTGATCTCGCCGAGCAGCACCTCGTACACCGACGGCACGCCCGACCGGTGGTCCACGCCGAGCGCGGTGCTCGCGTTGCCCTGCGGGTCGAGGTCGATGACGAGGACTTTGAGCCCCTGCAACGCCAGACCGGCGGCGAGGTTCACCGTGCTTGTGGTCTTGCCGACGCCGCCCTTCTGGTTGGCAACCGTGAGGATGCGCCGGCGGTCGGGGCGGGGGAGCTGCATCGTCTCCGGGTGCAGGACCCGGGTCGCGCGCTCGGCCTCCTCCATGATCGGAGTCCAGCCGATGTCGGTGGATCCGTAATCGCTCATCGACTGCTCGTTCCCGCTCGCTCCCGTCGAGGGGAAGCGCATACCGCCCACGGCGCGTCCCCTTGTTTCACGTGAAACATGACCCGCTCCGTTCGACTCCGGATTCACCGTCAACGATCCTTCCTCGTCCGACGCCCACCGTCACGACGCCGACCGGACGTAGTTCTGGGCTGCGCCCGTTCCACCACTACGACGGTCGTCGGCACTTCGAGCACTCCGTCACCACAAGAAACCACTTCGACGCGGCCCCCACCGGCCGCACGGATCGCCGTCGCATCCCGCTCGATCTCCTCGGCCGCGGACGAGCCCTTCAGCGCGAGCAACCGGCCTTCCGGACGCAGCAGCGGCAGGCACCACTTCGCCAGGCGTGCCATCGGCGCCACCGCGCGAGCGGTGACCACGTCCTGGTCCGCCAGCCGCTCCCGCACCGGTCCCTCCTCGGCACGTCCACGCATCACCTCGGCGTTGAGACCGAGCTCCGTGATGACTTCCTGCAACCACGCCACCCGTCGGGCCATCGGCTCCAGCAGGGTCAGTTCGAGGTCCGGGCGAGCGATCGAGAGCGGAATGCCCGGCAATCCCGCCCCAGAGCCTACGTCCACCACCCGGCAATTCGGTGGTAGCAACTCCGCAAGTACCGCAGAGTTCAGCAGATGTCTTTCCCAGAGCCGGTCCAGCTCCCGCGGACCGATCAGTCCTCGCCGGACACCGTGCTCCCGGAGCAGCTCGGCGAACCGCTCGGCCGTCGTCAGCTCATCGCCGAACACGGTCTTCGCGACGTCCGGAGTCCGAACCGGCTCACCTTCCGCAGCGGTCACAGTCTTCCATCCCGGTGTCGATGTTTCACGTGAAACGGCGCAACGTCACGAGGGCGTTGCGCGGCGAACTCCGCGCCGAGCGCGAGCGCACCTCTTAAGCCTGCCGGATCGACCCGCGCGACCTGACACCAACCCGTCCGAGTTGTTTCACGTGAAACACGCACCGGGCGGCGGTCGCCACGAGGACATGGTCCCCGACAAAGCAAAACGCTCGGCCGGGGGGAGTCCCCGACCGAGCGTTGCGTCGTACCGCTCCGGCGGTGTCAGCTCTTGAACACGACGACCTTGCGGTTCGGCTCCTCGCCCTCGCTCTCGCTGTGGACGCCCTCGACCGCCGCGACCGCGTCGTGGATGATCTTGCGCTCGAACGGCGTCATCGGACGCAGCCTGGTCTCCTTGCCGGTCTCCAGCACGGACTCGGCGGTGGTCCGCCCGAGGGTCGTCAGCTCCTCGCGACGTCCCGCGCGCCACCCGGCGATGTCGAGCATCAACCGGCTGCGAACGCCGGTGTCCTGCTGCACCGCGAGCCGGGTCAGCTCCTGGAGGGCTTCCAGGACCTGGCCGCGGTTGCCGACCAGCTTCTCCAGGTCGTCACCGCCGTCGATGCTCACCACCGCACGGCCGGCCTCCACGTCGAGGTCGATGTCGCCGTCGTAGTCGAGCAGGTCCAGCAGCCGTTCGAGGTAGTCGCCCGCGACGTCGCCCTCCTGCACGAGGAGCGTCTCGGTGTTGCTGGGGGAGGACTCGGACTCGGAGGTGGCGGTCGGCTCCGACGCCTCGGCCTGGCTCGGCTCCTGCACGGTCTCAGACACTGGGTGTCTCCTCTCCAGGGGTATGCGACGGCGTCACCGGGTCTCGCCCGGCTTGTCGGCGTCGCGGGAACGGTCTTCGATCACCCCGGGGATCTCACCGGGTTCGTCGTGGGAGGCCGGCTCGTCGGCCTTGGCCGCGGGCTCCGCCTTCGTACCGGCCGTGGGCTCGGTGGCGCTCCGCGCGGCGGGCTCCGCCTTCGCCGCTCCGGTGCTGCCGCTCGCGGCGACCGCGGTCGAGTCGACCACGGCGGGCGTGCCGGCCTTCTCGGCCTCCTCGCGGTCGATCCGGCGGTAGACCACGCGCTGCTGCCCGAGCGTCCAGAAGTTGTTGGCCAGCCAGTAGATCAGGATCGCCAGCGGCAGGAACGGTCCGCCGATGATGGCGAACATCGGGAACAGCCACAGCGTCATCCGGTTCATCACCGCGGTCTGCGGGTTCTGCGCGGCCTCGGCCGTCTGCCGCTGCACGCCGTGGCGCGCGGTGAAGTGGGTCGCGATCGCGGCCGCGATCATCAGCGGCACACCGACCAGCAGCATCGAGGTCCGGTCGGTCTGGAAGTGCGCGAGCATCTCGGGCGCCTGGCTGATGGTGTTCGACAGCTTCGCGCCGAACAGGTCGGCCTCGACGAAGGAGGCGACGTCCTCGGCGCCGAACACGTAGTTGGAGGGAGCACCCGGCCGGAAGCCGTTGAGCACGTGGAACAGGCCGATGAAGACCGGCACCTGCACCAGCATCGGCAGGCAGCCGCTGACCGGGTTGAACCCGTGCTCGGCCTGGAGCTTCTGCATCTCCTGGGCCATCTTCTGCCGGTCGTCGCCGTACTTCTCCTGCAGCGCCTTGATGTGCGGGGCGAACTCCTGCATCTTCTTCATCGACCGGACCTGGTGCACGAACGGCTTGAACAGCAGCGCCCGCAGCGTGAAGACCAGGAACACGACCGACAGCGCCCACGCGAAGCCGCTGGCGGGGTCCAGCACGAAACCGAACACCTCGTGCCAGAACCACAGGATGGCCGACACCGGGTAGTAGATGAAATCCAGCACTGAGCTACTCCTCGGCAGGGGTCTGGGGTGCGCGGGCCCGACCTGACGTCCGGCGCGGCGGCACCGGGTCGAGCCCGCCCGGGTGCCACGGGCCGCAGCGAAGCAGCCTGCGCGCGGTGAGCCAGCCGCCCCGGAGGGCGCCGTGCACGGTCAGCGCCTCGACCGCGTACGCGCTGCAACTCGGGTAGAAGCGGCAGGACGGCGGCAGCAGGGGAGAGATCACCTTGCGGTAGACGTGCACCGGAACCAGCAGCACCCAGGCGAGCGGGCTCGCGCGCCGGCCTGGCGCTCGGAGCCTGTCGTCGCCGGCCACGGGGTCGTCCCGTGCCGGATCACCTGCTGGTCTCACGGCGTCTTCTGCCATCACCTGAAACCCGTCGGAGGGCGTGCGGCGCCTTCGGCCCGGGTGCCGGTCAGGCGCAGCTTGCGCAACGCCGC is a window of Saccharopolyspora erythraea NRRL 2338 DNA encoding:
- a CDS encoding ParB/RepB/Spo0J family partition protein; this encodes MTERKGGLGRGLAALIPSGPPAEGGSSTTSTSTSTSVRLRGSGFSTPSSPVSAPEEEPHVSRETGGTVAGAVYREVGIKAITPNPKQPRHVFDEEALAELEHSIREFGLMQPIVVRELETDQFELIMGERRWRAAQRAGLETIPAIVRQTQDDDLLRDALLENIHRVQLNPLEEASAYQQLLDEFGVTHDELADRIGRSRPVITNTIRLLRLPMPVQRRVAAGVLSAGHARALLSLDEPGGQEELASRIVAEGLSVRATEEAVTLKKGEGPAKQAKPAPRKQMQAPGLQGLAERLSDRLDTKVKVELGRRKGKIVVEFGSVDDLERLAELILGEKARQIDDQ
- a CDS encoding ParA family protein, with amino-acid sequence MSDYGSTDIGWTPIMEEAERATRVLHPETMQLPRPDRRRILTVANQKGGVGKTTSTVNLAAGLALQGLKVLVIDLDPQGNASTALGVDHRSGVPSVYEVLLGEISIADAAAPSTQSQNLLCVPATIDLAGSEIELVTMVAREARLKEALNSEALEQLAPDYVFIDCPPSLGLLTVNALVAAHEVLIPIQCEYYALEGLGQLLRNIELVQSHLNPALWVSTILLTMYDGRTKLADQVTSEVRGHFGDLTLRTVIPRSVKISEAPGFGQTVLTYDPGSRGSMSYLDAAREIAERGAERKTA
- the rsmG gene encoding 16S rRNA (guanine(527)-N(7))-methyltransferase RsmG, with protein sequence MTAAEGEPVRTPDVAKTVFGDELTTAERFAELLREHGVRRGLIGPRELDRLWERHLLNSAVLAELLPPNCRVVDVGSGAGLPGIPLSIARPDLELTLLEPMARRVAWLQEVITELGLNAEVMRGRAEEGPVRERLADQDVVTARAVAPMARLAKWCLPLLRPEGRLLALKGSSAAEEIERDATAIRAAGGGRVEVVSCGDGVLEVPTTVVVVERAQPRTTSGRRRDGGRRTRKDR
- a CDS encoding protein jag — encoded protein: MSETVQEPSQAEASEPTATSESESSPSNTETLLVQEGDVAGDYLERLLDLLDYDGDIDLDVEAGRAVVSIDGGDDLEKLVGNRGQVLEALQELTRLAVQQDTGVRSRLMLDIAGWRAGRREELTTLGRTTAESVLETGKETRLRPMTPFERKIIHDAVAAVEGVHSESEGEEPNRKVVVFKS
- the yidC gene encoding membrane protein insertase YidC — translated: MLDFIYYPVSAILWFWHEVFGFVLDPASGFAWALSVVFLVFTLRALLFKPFVHQVRSMKKMQEFAPHIKALQEKYGDDRQKMAQEMQKLQAEHGFNPVSGCLPMLVQVPVFIGLFHVLNGFRPGAPSNYVFGAEDVASFVEADLFGAKLSNTISQAPEMLAHFQTDRTSMLLVGVPLMIAAAIATHFTARHGVQRQTAEAAQNPQTAVMNRMTLWLFPMFAIIGGPFLPLAILIYWLANNFWTLGQQRVVYRRIDREEAEKAGTPAVVDSTAVAASGSTGAAKAEPAARSATEPTAGTKAEPAAKADEPASHDEPGEIPGVIEDRSRDADKPGETR
- the yidD gene encoding membrane protein insertion efficiency factor YidD; this translates as MAEDAVRPAGDPARDDPVAGDDRLRAPGRRASPLAWVLLVPVHVYRKVISPLLPPSCRFYPSCSAYAVEALTVHGALRGGWLTARRLLRCGPWHPGGLDPVPPRRTSGRARAPQTPAEE